Proteins co-encoded in one Leptodactylus fuscus isolate aLepFus1 chromosome 4, aLepFus1.hap2, whole genome shotgun sequence genomic window:
- the CDK5 gene encoding cyclin-dependent kinase 5, whose product MQKYEKLEKIGEGTYGTVFKAKNRETHEIVALKRVRLDDDDEGVPSSALREICLLKELKHKNIVRLHDVLHSDKKLTLVFEYCDQDLKKYFDSCNGDLDPEIVKSFMYQLLKGLAFCHSRNVLHRDLKPQNLLINRNGELKLADFGLARAFGIPVRCYSAEVVTLWYRPPDVLFGAKLYSTSIDMWSAGCIFAELANAGRPLFPGNDVDDQLKRIFRLLGTPTEEQWPAMTKLPDYKPYPMYPATTSLVNVVPKLNATGRDLLQNLLKCNPVQRISADEALQHPYFADYCPP is encoded by the exons GTACTTATGGCACCGTGTTCAAAGCAAAGAACCGCGAGACCCATGAGATTGTGGCTCTGAAGCGCGTGCGGCTGGACGACGATGACGAG GGGGTCCCCAGCTCTGCCCTCCGAGAGATCTGCTTACTGAAGGAGCTGAAACACAAGAACATAGTCAG GTTACATGATGTTCTCCACAGTGACAAGAAGCTGACGCTGGTCTTTGAGTATTGTGATCAG GATCTGAAAAAATATTTTGACAGCTGTAATGGCGACCTGGACCCAGAAATTGTGAAG tCCTTTATGTATCAGCTGCTGAAGGGTCTGGCGTTCTGCCACAGTCGTAACGTTCTGCACCGAGACCTCAAACCTCAAAACCTGCTGATCAATCGG AATGGAGAGCTGAAGCTTGCAGACTTCGGCCTTGCTCGGGCGTTTGGTATTCCGGTTCGGTGTTACTCTGCTGAG GTGGTGACACTTTGGTATCGCCCGCCTGATGTCCTGTTCGGTGCTAAGCTGTACTCCACCTCTATAGACATGTGGTCGGCCGGCTGTATCTTTGCAG agCTGGCCAATGCTGGGCGGCCGCTATTTCCTGGAAATGACGTAGACGACCAACTGAAGAGAATTTTCCGAT TGCTTGGAACCCCGACTGAGGAGCAATGGCCGGCCATGACCAAGCTGCCCGACTATAAG CCCTACCCCATGTATCCTGCAACTACCTCTCTAGTGAATGTTGTACCCAAGCTGAATGCAACTGGAAGAGACTTGTTACAG AACTTGCTGAAGTGTAATCCGGTGCAGAGGATTTCGGCAGACGAGGCTCTACAACACCCCTACTTTGCTGACTACTGCCCCCCATAA